The nucleotide sequence CCGAATTTTAAAATAGGCACAATTACATACCATGATATCGCGATTAGCGAGTCACCGCAAATGATAAAGGGAAGATTCCAACTTTTCACAGAATCGATGCGTCTCGAAGAAAAGACCGCTGCAGACTACCCTGGTGTCGCTGAATATCGCTCTGTTTTTAAAACGCTAGGCACTGATCCATCAAGATACCGGCCTGCTTCAGAAGCATTGTTGCGACGCGTTTTAGGCGGTAAGGATCTTCCCCCGATCAATTCTGGGGTCGACGTGAATAATTTTTTCTCCATTCGTTTTGCCATTCCGATCGGTCTATACAATCTTGATCAGATTCAGGGTGATGTGGAGATTCGTATTGGTGTTGCTGAAGATTCGTATGAGGGCTTGAACGGACGTGAGATGAACATGGAAGGCAAACTGCTGTCCGCTGACTCCGCTGGGGCTTTTGGAAGTCCGATTGTAGACTCTAAGCGTACGATGGTAGACGAAACGGTACGTAACGCGCTACATATCGTTTATTTGCAGCCCTCTATGGATAAGAATGAAGCTCGCCAATTATTGGAGTCAATGGCTAAGATGTTTACTCAAGTGAATGGCGGAAGTGCTGAGATCAAAATCATTTAGGTAACTCAATTACAAGTTCTATTCTATGGAGCTTCTGCCTGCGGTCGATTAATGGTGAAAGTTGTCGATTCGCTGATATACGATGAAAACTCGCCGGATTATTGTTTAAACTCGCTGTATTATTATGTAATCTCGCCGGATTATTGCTTAAACTCGCCGTATTCATTGCTCATCAACATGAAAAACAAAAAAATGCAGGGCTTCATTGGATCAACGAAGCCCTGCATTAAAACCTACAACTAACTTGTTCTATATATAAGCAGCATATAGGACATTTATGACAAGTTCTTTTAAACAAATTTGAATTTTTGTTACAGCCAAGCCCTTTTTACTCAACAAGCGTATATTTTACAGACAGAGTGGCTTCAATTTCGTCTCCTTCATCCAGTTCAAACACATATTCAGGAAGGAACAGATCGTCTCCTCTTCCTAAGATGATATTTACTTTACTACCGCCATTTACAAAGTAGTTACCAAATCCGTTCACCGGCTCTACTTTATACCGTCCTGGAGGAATATCTTTTCCGGCTAAAAAGACGCCGGCAACCAAAGTTCTGGGTTCCTTCTTTTTTGCTAATATGCCTTTATTTAATTTATCAAGCTCACTTTTCTTATTTGCAATCTCACCGCTGATCTTGTTTAATTCACCATTCTTTTCTTCGACTTGACTCACTAACGTATCCACTTCTTTTTGAATGTTTTCCTTTTGACTAACCAACTCTGAAACTTCTTCATACTTCATTTGCAGATCATCCAATTCAACTTGTTTATTGCTTTCCTCTTCCATCATCGCTTCCACATTTTCTTCCATACTTCTTAGCTCACTTCTCAACTCTTTGATTTCACCGTCAATTTCATCTGCTATGACCTTTTTACCTTGAAGCAGTATTGAAGCCTTGTTATACCCGATCGAGTGCGCACATAAAGAACTAACAATCACTAACAAAAGAGAGATTAAGATATATAACAGCCACTTCTTATTAAACACAGATAAATCAACCTTCATTCTCTTACCCCCTATTGAGCCAAAAGTATGTAGTGCTTTATCTTTACTTTATTTTATTAATAAAGCATTATGCTTTTCTCACAAAATAAAAACCCCTTAAATAAGGGGCGTGTGAACATCTCTATAAATATCGAAATAATACAAGGATAGAAAACACTAAAAGAATAAACATGACAACAAGCAGCCTTAAAGATTGGAATATTCTTATCAACAAGCCATTTATCATATGCATATAGTGAAAGATATCTGCCGAAATAAAAGTTATGGAAACCAAGGAGATAGTAATTAGTATCAGACAAATCGTTGCACGCCGATCTCTATACATACCTTAGATGACCTCCTTTACACCTACATATTCAGGGTACAAGAAGAAGATTCAAAAAAAGTTCCTGGCTGAGAGCCAGGAACTTTTTATTCGTATTATACAGTTTGTGATCAGCTCGCTAAATCCAGTTTTTGTGGCTGACTTTTCGTTTTTGTAAACATGAATACTGCTATCGACAAAAGACTGAATGCAAGTAGATAGATAAGCAAGACACTCATGTTCGCAAAAGCAGAGCTTGTATGATTCAACGTAATGAGCGCTTTAAAACCAGCGATCGAATAGGTGAAAGGTAAAAACTCACTTAATGCACGCAAGTTCTCTGGAAGCATAGCGATCGGCAAGTTCGCTCCTGTTGTTGAAAGCTGTAGAATCACAAGGGCAAATGCGATAAAGCGTCCAATGTTACCAAATGAAGCAAAGAATAATACGATGCCTGTAAACACGATGCTCACAAAAACAGCAAAAGCTATAAATCCAACTGGGTTCTGAACTTTTACATGTAAGAAAAGCAGAACGACAGTAGATAGAAGCAATGCCTGTACAATCGCAAGTGCGCCAAGGTTCATGAACTTAGCTCCGAACCATGAGATTGCTGAAATACCTTCAGGCTTCTTAAAGTTGATGAACAGTGACATAATCAAAATCCCCACAAATAATGCGAGTGAAAGCACATATGGTGCCGTCGAATCACGATATAGCGGATACTTGTTTACCGTTTCACTTTTCAGTTCTACCGGTGATGAGAACATGCTTAAATTTTTATCGGTAGCCGCTTTAATCGCGCTCGTTTTTTCTGCTCCATCCTTAAGACCTGTTGAGAGCTCGTTGCTTCCATCATTTAATTGTCCCGCACCATCATTTAGCTTCGTTACTCCGTCAGTCAATTCACCCCAGCCTTTTTCAACCGAAGTGTTTCCATCCTTCACCTGTAACATCCCAGAGTTAATTTTCGTTGCACCGGCTGTCAGATCGCGCCAGCCTTTTTCAACTGTAGAGTTACCCGCTGAGATTTGCTTTGCCCCATCATTTAACTGAGTAACCCCTGTCGTTAACGCTGTCCAGCCCGTATTAACCGATTGGTTTCCTGCAGCGATTTGGGAAGTTCCTGCGTGTAGCTCGCCAACCTTACCGACCATCGTGTTCCAACCGCTTTCAACAGAAGCCGTTCCTTGCTGAAGAAGAGGAACTTTTTCGCTTAGCGTTGTTACTCCGTTATCAACTAGAGTTTGACCAGCCACGAGTTGATTTACACCGTCTGCCAAAGATTTTGGATTAGGTACTTCATTCGCTGTGAACGCAGCAGCGATTGATGCTGCTCCTTGTTGAAGAGCAGCCAGCTGTTGTCCTTTAGCTGGATCAGCAGTCTTTTGAGCTAACGCTTGGCTCGTACCAAATATCTTCATAAAAGCAGGATCTGTCTGCAGTTCTGGGTGCTGCTTTAAGAAAGCCTGAAGATCAGCTGATAAAACTTGGAGACCAGCTCCCAGTTGTTTAGATTCATCTACTACCGTATTCACTCCTGCAGAAACAGCTTGTGTCCCAGGTGCGAGTTCACTCTTTATCGCACTTTGAACCCCTTTTAATCCTGTAAGAACTCCAGATGTACCCTGTTTTAATTGAGGAATATTATCTCCAAGCTGCTTCGCTCCAGCGGCTAGATCTTTAATGCCTGATTGCTTGTCCTTCAACCCTTGCAATAATAATCCAGTACCTTCATTTGCTGCTTCAGAACCAGCAGCTAGCTTTGAAATATCGCCTGATTTTGCTTGCAGAGATTGAAGCATTTCTGCAGTCCCAGCACTTAGCTGTTGAGATCCATTCGCGAGTTTGCTGATATCCGCTTGCTTAGCTGATAAAGAATTAACCATTTGTCCAGTTCCATTTTGAAGCTCTTTTGCGCCATTGGCTAATTTCGAAATATCAGTCGCCTTATTTGTAAGCGATTCCAAAAGTAAGCTCGTTCCGTCATGAAGATCAGTAATACCTGTATTTAGTTTCCCCGATCCGTCTGCTGCTTTTTGAAATCCGTCAGAAACATCTCCGAGACTTGCAAACATGTTGCTCGCATACTTCTCTGTAATCTTATCCCCAAGTTTTTCTCTTAACTTTTCTGTCGCACTTCTCGTTACCTGCGCCGCCATGAAGTTTAAACCTTCATTTTGAATGTACCTTAACTCAAGTTTTTGCGGATTATCTTCTAAAACTGTAGTTACTCTCTGTGAGAAGTCTTCAGGAATTTCAATAACCATGTAATACTTCAGGCTATCAAGACCCTTTTTAGCTTCAGCAGAACTAACAAAGTCCCATCCAAGATCCTGGCCTTTCTTTAAATCTGCGACCAAATCTTGTCCTACATTGATCGGCTCATCATTAGACAGTGCACCTTTGTCCTTGTTGACCACTGCAACTGGCAAGTTCGACAAATTATCGTACGGTCCCCATGTCGGTGATAAAAGAATACCACCATAGACGACCGGTACGAGCAAAGCAGCAATCACTGAAATCAGTACCCCTTTTTTTGCTGCCAGCTTTGCCATTTCAGCCAAAAATAAGCGAAAGACACTCATCCCTTTCCCCCCGTTTATACAAAATAAAAACATTTTTTGATAGAAGTGAATGAGTATTCACATCTACTAGAATGTATAATTCTAATAAACAAGGATAAATCCTTCTTACTAATCAGAAAATTGTAAAATATTAAAATATTTATGGGAGTTATGATCTATTTTGTGTGAAAAAAGCGAACGCTGCAGAAAACAGCATTCGCTTCACTAAATTTCTTTTATCATGGGCTCTAATAACCCCATATCTAAGCAAGCTTTAATAGATAGCTTTTTTTCTTTGGAGGGAAATTTCATATGAATATATTCCTCATCCACATTTGTAATTTCTCCAGTTCCGAATACCCTATGTACAACCGTAATACCTGTACGTAATGCTTCCTTTTCTCGAATAGCATTAGGATTGTAAGGAACTCCATTTATCTTTTCTCGATTACTTGATCCAACTTCTCTTCTTATTCTTATGTTCTTCTGGGTTATAGCTTCTTTAGATGCAGATAGATCAGGAGGATTGATAATGTTCTTAACATCAGCAACAAATAAGGATTCTTCTGCCTTTTTCCCGTCCCGGTAACCATAAGTAATAAGTTTTAATTGTTTTTTCACCCTCGTCATTCCTACATAAAAAAGGCGAGCCGATTCTTCCATCAAACCGCTGTCAGTTTGGTCTTCACTAGAAGGAATGATTCCATGTACTAAGTCAATCATATATACCTTCTCAAACTCAAGACCCTTTGAGCTATGAAATGTTGAGAGCGTAACAGCATTTTGTCCCTTTTTCCTTTTGGCTGTCTTTAAAACAGCTTCCAGATGCTTTAGTCTTTTTGCGAAATCCTCAAGACTCTTTAGATCTGCCGCAATCTCTTCAAGAGTATCTAAAATGCCAATTAAATAATCAATACGAAACCCAAGACTTTTACATATCTTCTCCAGAGCCTTATCGTAACCTAACCGATCCCTGATTACCCGAATAGCCTGAAGCGGCTTCATCTCTTTCATTTCTTTAAATGTTTCTTGGCTTGCTTTCAATAGCTTAACTTGGTAATCCTGTAATTTTACATGCTTCAGCAAATTATCAAATACAGAATCGTTCGTATTCAATTGCTTTAAAGCACTCATCTGCTGTTTACTGATATAGCCATTAAATTTTAAATGTATCTTTTCTAAAATATCTGGCCTCTTATCGGTAAAAGCCATGCGCATAAAATTCAATATATCCTGAACGACCCAGTGTGAAAAGAAACGATTATCAGCATCCTTCATATAAAATGCAATCCCTGCACGGTCAAAATCATTCATTAAGCCAATGGATGAGGAATTGTTACGGTATAAAATGGCGATCTCTTTTAAATCATCTTCATCTTTAAGTTCCTTAACCAAGTATTTGGATTGTTCATTAAAATTGATAAGTTTTCTTATTTCAATAGGTTTATTCGGAGGATTTTCTGTAAACATATTCTTTTCGTATCTATTCTTATTTCGTTTAATAAACTGATTAGAAACATTCACGATGTCTTGTGTAGAGCGGTAATTCTGTTCCATAAAAAGTATAACTGCTTCAGGATACACCTTCTTAAATTCAAGCAAATAGGAAGGCTCAGCACCTCTCCAGCTATAAATCGATTGATCATCATCGGCTACAACACATAAATTTTTATGAATTGATACTAACTTTTCTATTATGGAATGCTGCACCAGCGACGTATCCTGACTTTCATCCGTTAAAATATAATCATATCTTTGCTGATATAGACTCAGCAATTTCTCATTATTTCCTAATACCTCATTACAAACTGTAAGCATATCATCAAAATCCAATAAAATTTGATTTCGGTCTGCACGCTTAAATTCTTCGTATTGAATAATAATTTGTTCTGCTTTAGGAACATCACACGATACGGTTGACCATTTATCTTTAGGCAGCATTTTATTTTTAACGTAGCTGATATAGGTGACGAGCTCCTCCATTTGGTCCTCTGTTATGTTCTCACCTACTGTTGACTTAAATAAGTTTCTCAATATTAACTTTTTATTCAACTGAATGTTTTCATCCCGCGCTGCACTCTCGCCTAACTCTTGCTCACCTTCAATAATTCGAAAAGAAGTCCCCATCCCTCTGTAATAATTTCTAACTACTTCAAAAGCAAAGCTATGTATGGTTGAAAAGTCTGCTGGCTGAAGATCCGGATAAAACCGCATGAATCGATCTTTCATATCATTTGCCGAGGCTTTACTGAATGTAACAGCTTTTATACGATTTGGATTTATCCCTTTTTGCTTAATTAAATAACCAATACGCATGATGATAGTAGTTGTTTTCCCTGATCCTGGCGATGCTAGTAATAGAAGAGGCCCATCCGTCTGTAAGACCGCTTTTTTTTGAACAGCATTTAAGGATATTCCTAAATCATTTTTCATCTCAGCGAAGAAATCTTCCATCGTTCAGTCCTCCTTTTGATCATTTTGATTTATAAATAACTGTGACAGCACTCCTGGTTTTCCTAGTCGTATTTTTTAGTTCGCGCAGCTACCCGGCATTTGCGCGCAGCTGAATGACATTTACGTGCAGTAGAGCTTCAGTTCCGCCCACAAACAACAATAAAAAAACTCCCCACAAACGTGAGAAGTTTTAAGTTTAAATGTTAAGTTAAGTAAAATGGTACCGGTGGTCGGGGTCGAACCGACACTCCAGAAGGAACACGATTTTGAGTCGTGCGCGTCTGCCAATTCCGCCACACCGGCATTTGAATCTTTTTTGAATTGGAATTATGGAGGCGGCACCCGGATTCGAACCGGGGGATAAGGGTTTTGCAGACCCGTGCCTTACCACTTGGCTATGCCGCCAGAATATAAAAATGGAGCGGAAGACGGGATTCGAACCCGCGACCCCAACCTTGGCAAGG is from Fictibacillus sp. b24 and encodes:
- a CDS encoding coiled-coil domain-containing protein; translated protein: MKVDLSVFNKKWLLYILISLLLVIVSSLCAHSIGYNKASILLQGKKVIADEIDGEIKELRSELRSMEENVEAMMEEESNKQVELDDLQMKYEEVSELVSQKENIQKEVDTLVSQVEEKNGELNKISGEIANKKSELDKLNKGILAKKKEPRTLVAGVFLAGKDIPPGRYKVEPVNGFGNYFVNGGSKVNIILGRGDDLFLPEYVFELDEGDEIEATLSVKYTLVE
- a CDS encoding ATP-dependent helicase is translated as MEDFFAEMKNDLGISLNAVQKKAVLQTDGPLLLLASPGSGKTTTIIMRIGYLIKQKGINPNRIKAVTFSKASANDMKDRFMRFYPDLQPADFSTIHSFAFEVVRNYYRGMGTSFRIIEGEQELGESAARDENIQLNKKLILRNLFKSTVGENITEDQMEELVTYISYVKNKMLPKDKWSTVSCDVPKAEQIIIQYEEFKRADRNQILLDFDDMLTVCNEVLGNNEKLLSLYQQRYDYILTDESQDTSLVQHSIIEKLVSIHKNLCVVADDDQSIYSWRGAEPSYLLEFKKVYPEAVILFMEQNYRSTQDIVNVSNQFIKRNKNRYEKNMFTENPPNKPIEIRKLINFNEQSKYLVKELKDEDDLKEIAILYRNNSSSIGLMNDFDRAGIAFYMKDADNRFFSHWVVQDILNFMRMAFTDKRPDILEKIHLKFNGYISKQQMSALKQLNTNDSVFDNLLKHVKLQDYQVKLLKASQETFKEMKEMKPLQAIRVIRDRLGYDKALEKICKSLGFRIDYLIGILDTLEEIAADLKSLEDFAKRLKHLEAVLKTAKRKKGQNAVTLSTFHSSKGLEFEKVYMIDLVHGIIPSSEDQTDSGLMEESARLFYVGMTRVKKQLKLITYGYRDGKKAEESLFVADVKNIINPPDLSASKEAITQKNIRIRREVGSSNREKINGVPYNPNAIREKEALRTGITVVHRVFGTGEITNVDEEYIHMKFPSKEKKLSIKACLDMGLLEPMIKEI
- a CDS encoding B3/B4 domain-containing protein; protein product: MITISPKINELVPNFKIGTITYHDIAISESPQMIKGRFQLFTESMRLEEKTAADYPGVAEYRSVFKTLGTDPSRYRPASEALLRRVLGGKDLPPINSGVDVNNFFSIRFAIPIGLYNLDQIQGDVEIRIGVAEDSYEGLNGREMNMEGKLLSADSAGAFGSPIVDSKRTMVDETVRNALHIVYLQPSMDKNEARQLLESMAKMFTQVNGGSAEIKII
- a CDS encoding YhgE/Pip family protein; translation: MSVFRLFLAEMAKLAAKKGVLISVIAALLVPVVYGGILLSPTWGPYDNLSNLPVAVVNKDKGALSNDEPINVGQDLVADLKKGQDLGWDFVSSAEAKKGLDSLKYYMVIEIPEDFSQRVTTVLEDNPQKLELRYIQNEGLNFMAAQVTRSATEKLREKLGDKITEKYASNMFASLGDVSDGFQKAADGSGKLNTGITDLHDGTSLLLESLTNKATDISKLANGAKELQNGTGQMVNSLSAKQADISKLANGSQQLSAGTAEMLQSLQAKSGDISKLAAGSEAANEGTGLLLQGLKDKQSGIKDLAAGAKQLGDNIPQLKQGTSGVLTGLKGVQSAIKSELAPGTQAVSAGVNTVVDESKQLGAGLQVLSADLQAFLKQHPELQTDPAFMKIFGTSQALAQKTADPAKGQQLAALQQGAASIAAAFTANEVPNPKSLADGVNQLVAGQTLVDNGVTTLSEKVPLLQQGTASVESGWNTMVGKVGELHAGTSQIAAGNQSVNTGWTALTTGVTQLNDGAKQISAGNSTVEKGWRDLTAGATKINSGMLQVKDGNTSVEKGWGELTDGVTKLNDGAGQLNDGSNELSTGLKDGAEKTSAIKAATDKNLSMFSSPVELKSETVNKYPLYRDSTAPYVLSLALFVGILIMSLFINFKKPEGISAISWFGAKFMNLGALAIVQALLLSTVVLLFLHVKVQNPVGFIAFAVFVSIVFTGIVLFFASFGNIGRFIAFALVILQLSTTGANLPIAMLPENLRALSEFLPFTYSIAGFKALITLNHTSSAFANMSVLLIYLLAFSLLSIAVFMFTKTKSQPQKLDLAS